Proteins encoded together in one Prochlorococcus marinus str. MIT 9211 window:
- the rsmA gene encoding 16S rRNA (adenine(1518)-N(6)/adenine(1519)-N(6))-dimethyltransferase RsmA, which translates to MSFSGHSARKRFGQHWLKDVAILEKIVEAAELCENDRVLEIGPGRGALTHKLLNSKVSLVHAIELDTDLVVGLRERFFHETRFSLKGGDALKISLLPPDGIEVNKVVANIPYNITSPLLERLIGKLGFFPETRYERLVLLLQKEVADRILAMPGQSSFSAMSVRVQLLCKSRSVCDVSPKCFKPSPKVHSKVVVIEPFAFSERLNVDIEKRVESLLRTAFLGRRKKLRNTLASIRPLNQLESLADQLGISLNQRPQEISPMMWVSLAKRIHDMDKLVGEIQS; encoded by the coding sequence ATGAGCTTCTCAGGGCATAGTGCTCGTAAACGCTTTGGCCAGCATTGGTTAAAAGATGTAGCTATCTTAGAAAAGATTGTTGAAGCGGCAGAGCTTTGTGAAAATGATCGTGTTTTAGAAATAGGCCCTGGTAGGGGAGCCCTTACTCACAAGTTGCTTAATTCAAAGGTTTCATTGGTTCATGCGATTGAATTAGATACGGATTTGGTTGTAGGACTGAGAGAACGTTTTTTTCATGAGACGCGTTTTTCATTAAAAGGAGGAGATGCTTTGAAAATTTCATTGTTACCCCCTGATGGAATAGAAGTTAATAAAGTGGTAGCCAATATCCCCTATAACATTACTTCTCCGTTGCTTGAACGCTTGATTGGAAAATTAGGATTTTTTCCAGAGACGAGATATGAACGCTTGGTGTTACTTTTGCAAAAAGAAGTTGCAGATAGAATTCTTGCTATGCCTGGTCAAAGCAGTTTTAGTGCAATGAGTGTAAGAGTTCAATTATTGTGTAAGAGTAGAAGTGTTTGTGACGTATCGCCTAAGTGTTTTAAACCTTCACCTAAAGTGCACTCAAAAGTTGTCGTCATTGAACCATTTGCTTTTTCAGAAAGGTTGAATGTTGATATTGAAAAACGAGTTGAATCTTTACTTAGGACTGCTTTCTTGGGCAGGCGTAAAAAGCTGAGAAACACTTTAGCTAGTATTAGGCCTCTTAACCAGTTGGAATCTCTTGCAGATCAGCTGGGAATAAGTTTGAACCAGAGGCCTCAAGAGATATCTCCAATGATGTGGGTGTCTCTAGCAAAGAGGATTCATGATATGGATAAACTTGTGGGAGAGATACAATCATGA
- the ispE gene encoding 4-(cytidine 5'-diphospho)-2-C-methyl-D-erythritol kinase: MNKVSSSIAESLKVYASAKINLHLEVLGLRKDGFHELAMVMQSIDLVDEIEITKTNDELISLNSDNPELDNGDGNLIIKAAKLIRSRSGLRDLGALIYLRKKIPIGAGLAGGSSDGAATLVGLNSLWGLNFSNNQLEDMAAELGSDVPFCISGGAQLCFGRGECLEPLDKSDPTLAIVLVKDPSVSVSTPWAYSRYKQLNESTYLSKEIDFQEKRMALRKASWLRPLNASNPPPLINDLQEVVAPATPAVEKALQFLRSLKGVLSVAMSGSGPSCFAIFSDLDQARIALEENQEELRKQCLEGWCCALNSKGVRFAK, encoded by the coding sequence ATGAATAAGGTCTCTTCCTCTATAGCAGAGTCTTTGAAAGTTTATGCATCAGCAAAGATAAATTTGCATTTAGAAGTTTTGGGATTACGTAAAGATGGCTTTCATGAGTTAGCTATGGTTATGCAAAGCATTGATTTAGTTGATGAGATTGAGATAACTAAGACAAATGATGAACTGATTAGCCTTAATTCAGATAATCCAGAGTTAGACAATGGAGATGGAAATTTGATTATTAAGGCTGCAAAGCTAATTCGAAGTCGATCAGGATTAAGGGATTTAGGGGCCTTAATTTATTTAAGAAAAAAAATTCCTATTGGCGCAGGCTTGGCTGGAGGTTCGAGTGACGGAGCAGCAACTTTGGTAGGTCTTAACTCTCTTTGGGGACTAAATTTCTCTAATAATCAGTTGGAAGATATGGCGGCTGAGCTTGGTTCAGATGTTCCATTTTGCATCTCAGGGGGAGCTCAATTGTGCTTTGGTCGAGGTGAATGCCTGGAACCTTTAGATAAATCAGATCCAACTTTGGCAATAGTTCTTGTAAAAGATCCATCTGTATCTGTGTCCACTCCATGGGCCTATTCAAGGTACAAGCAATTAAATGAGAGTACTTACTTAAGCAAAGAAATTGATTTCCAAGAGAAGCGAATGGCTCTTAGGAAAGCCTCTTGGTTAAGACCACTTAATGCATCAAACCCTCCTCCTTTGATTAATGACCTTCAAGAGGTTGTTGCACCAGCCACTCCAGCGGTTGAGAAAGCTTTGCAATTCCTTCGCTCATTAAAAGGTGTTCTTTCGGTAGCAATGAGTGGATCAGGCCCAAGCTGCTTTGCAATTTTCTCTGATTTGGATCAGGCTAGAATTGCTCTTGAGGAGAATCAAGAGGAGCTTCGAAAACAATGCTTAGAAGGCTGGTGTTGTGCTCTTAATTCGAAAGGAGTGAGGTTCGCGAAGTGA
- a CDS encoding DUF3082 domain-containing protein, producing the protein MSNTKDKPLPVNHSGSPTEQNNSLGNDESGKSEPVRKGPLSFLSGALTSLLFAWVALLLSEKLVVYFTIHSPNYSSPIAQSIRSGFKTLVIGMSFLATFTFAFIGLGLTIVFIRSLFDASRVEGD; encoded by the coding sequence GTGAGCAATACAAAAGACAAGCCTTTGCCTGTAAATCATTCGGGCTCTCCTACCGAACAAAATAATTCTTTGGGAAACGATGAGAGTGGTAAGAGTGAGCCTGTTCGTAAAGGACCACTCAGTTTCTTGTCCGGAGCTCTTACAAGTCTTCTGTTTGCATGGGTTGCTTTGTTGTTGAGTGAGAAGCTGGTTGTTTATTTCACAATTCATTCTCCCAATTACTCTTCTCCTATTGCTCAGAGCATTCGTTCTGGGTTTAAAACATTAGTTATTGGGATGTCGTTTTTGGCTACTTTTACTTTCGCTTTTATTGGTCTAGGGCTAACAATTGTATTTATTCGAAGTTTGTTTGATGCCAGTCGAGTTGAGGGTGATTAG